The Carnobacterium sp. 17-4 genome has a window encoding:
- a CDS encoding DUF2179 domain-containing protein: MEVDLSFLLLIFVINVVYISLNTIRFMLTMKSYRLAASLVSMVEVTIYVVGLGLVLDSLDNYLNLAVYALGYGVGIALGIKIEEFLALGYIMVTAIVPNLETKMPEELRNLGYGVTTSLAFGREGDRMVLEILTPRKTERKLYKQISEIEPKTFIISYEPKYINGGFWTKKVKKRRKEIRNEENK; the protein is encoded by the coding sequence ATGGAAGTAGATTTATCTTTTTTACTATTAATATTTGTCATTAACGTTGTTTACATCTCTTTGAACACTATCCGTTTTATGTTAACCATGAAAAGCTATCGCTTAGCAGCCTCACTCGTTTCAATGGTTGAGGTGACTATTTATGTTGTCGGTTTAGGATTAGTGTTGGATAGTTTAGATAATTATCTTAATCTGGCTGTTTATGCTTTAGGATACGGAGTCGGTATTGCTCTTGGAATCAAAATTGAAGAATTTTTAGCTCTGGGATACATTATGGTTACCGCCATTGTTCCAAATTTAGAAACGAAGATGCCTGAAGAATTACGTAATTTAGGATACGGTGTAACAACAAGTCTTGCATTTGGTCGTGAAGGAGATCGAATGGTCTTAGAAATCTTGACGCCTAGAAAAACGGAACGCAAACTGTATAAACAAATCAGTGAAATTGAACCTAAAACATTTATTATCTCTTATGAACCTAAGTACATCAATGGCGGATTTTGGACTAAAAAAGTGAAAAAACGCCGTAAAGAAATTAGAAATGAAGAGAATAAATAA
- a CDS encoding xanthine phosphoribosyltransferase: MKELEERILRDGNVLGGEVLKVDNFLNHQIDPKLMQSIGNEFAKHYANKGITRIVTIESSGIAPAVFAGLALGVPVVFARKKKSLTLTDDLYSTDVYSFTKKSTSTIVISKKFLEKTDRILLIDDFLANGQAAKGLIKLCHEAQATVVGIGIVIEKSFQVGRQLLEEENYDVYSLARIRAFEEGQVKFVEE, translated from the coding sequence ATGAAAGAATTAGAAGAACGTATTTTAAGAGATGGGAATGTTTTAGGAGGAGAAGTTTTAAAAGTAGATAACTTTTTAAATCATCAAATTGATCCTAAACTTATGCAATCTATAGGAAATGAATTTGCTAAACATTATGCGAATAAAGGTATTACAAGAATAGTAACGATTGAATCCTCAGGTATTGCACCTGCTGTATTCGCAGGATTAGCTTTAGGAGTTCCAGTGGTGTTTGCACGTAAGAAAAAAAGTTTAACACTAACAGATGATTTGTATTCGACAGATGTTTATTCATTTACTAAAAAATCAACGAGTACGATCGTTATTTCTAAAAAGTTTCTAGAAAAAACAGATCGCATACTATTGATCGATGACTTTTTAGCTAATGGGCAAGCAGCTAAAGGATTAATAAAATTATGTCATGAAGCACAAGCGACGGTTGTTGGCATCGGTATTGTCATTGAGAAATCCTTTCAGGTTGGCCGTCAATTGCTTGAAGAAGAAAACTATGATGTTTACTCGTTAGCACGCATTCGTGCTTTCGAAGAGGGACAAGTGAAATTTGTAGAGGAATAA
- a CDS encoding hemolysin family protein, translating into MNSDPDSQSLIGQILIIVILTAVNAFFASAEMAFVSIDQGKIREKAAKGDKKSLNILKLLSNSDNFLATIQVAITLAGFFSSASAATSFATRLEPYLSTIPGGAQIATFVVTIVLSYITLVFGELYPKQVALQKAEEVARATSGTILVVQTFAKPFVRLLSFSTNILKKLTPIDFTEEKEKLTRDEFRAYLENSQLAGAIDPDEFTMLKGILSMDTKMAREIMVPRTDTFMIDYRDGSEVNIPQLLDIPYSRVPVYIEDKDSIIGIIHVKNLLKASRTTKIDDIDLKDILNPALFVPETIHIDDLLYELRRTRNQLAVLNDEYGGVVGIVTLEDLLEEIVGDIDDEYDETYNMIEQVSESIYLVDGSTQLSKFNEFFGTEIESNDVDSIAGYFITQYGNIPQPDDNANVEYENYLLKADKVEGSRLVSLYVERLNTIDDEENELKED; encoded by the coding sequence ATGAATTCAGACCCCGATAGTCAGTCGTTGATAGGACAGATATTAATTATCGTTATATTGACAGCAGTTAATGCATTTTTTGCATCAGCAGAAATGGCATTCGTTTCGATAGATCAAGGAAAAATAAGAGAAAAGGCAGCTAAAGGTGATAAGAAGTCTTTGAATATCTTGAAGCTGTTAAGCAACTCTGATAACTTCTTAGCTACTATACAAGTAGCCATAACCTTAGCAGGATTCTTTTCAAGTGCATCCGCAGCAACCAGTTTTGCAACGCGCCTCGAACCCTATTTATCAACTATTCCAGGTGGGGCACAAATAGCAACATTTGTCGTGACGATCGTGCTATCTTATATAACCCTTGTATTTGGGGAATTATATCCAAAGCAAGTAGCTCTACAAAAAGCTGAAGAGGTTGCTCGTGCTACTTCTGGTACTATTCTAGTAGTACAAACATTTGCTAAACCTTTTGTACGATTACTTTCTTTTTCAACAAATATTTTAAAGAAATTAACACCAATAGATTTTACAGAAGAAAAAGAAAAATTAACGCGTGACGAATTTCGTGCTTACCTAGAAAATAGTCAACTAGCTGGAGCAATTGATCCGGATGAATTTACTATGCTAAAAGGAATCTTATCCATGGATACAAAAATGGCCAGAGAGATCATGGTTCCGCGTACCGATACATTTATGATTGATTATAGAGATGGAAGTGAAGTAAACATTCCTCAACTATTAGATATTCCTTATTCTCGTGTACCTGTTTATATAGAAGACAAGGACAGTATTATTGGGATTATCCATGTGAAGAATTTGTTGAAAGCTTCTCGAACAACCAAAATCGATGATATTGATCTAAAAGATATTTTAAATCCAGCTTTATTTGTTCCTGAAACCATTCATATTGATGATTTACTTTATGAACTAAGACGCACGCGTAACCAACTTGCGGTATTAAATGATGAATACGGTGGAGTCGTTGGTATTGTGACGTTAGAAGATTTACTTGAAGAAATAGTAGGGGATATCGATGATGAATACGATGAAACGTATAATATGATTGAACAAGTATCCGAAAGTATTTATTTAGTAGATGGTTCTACTCAGTTATCAAAATTTAATGAGTTTTTTGGAACAGAAATAGAATCAAACGATGTAGATTCTATTGCCGGCTATTTCATTACCCAATATGGAAATATTCCTCAACCAGATGATAACGCCAATGTGGAATATGAAAATTACTTGTTAAAAGCCGATAAAGTAGAAGGTTCACGATTAGTGAGTCTTTATGTAGAACGATTAAACACCATTGATGATGAAGAAAATGAATTAAAAGAAGATTAA